A single region of the Enterobacter cloacae complex sp. R_G8 genome encodes:
- the iscU gene encoding Fe-S cluster assembly scaffold IscU, with protein MAYSEKVIDHYENPRNVGSFDNSDESVGSGMVGAPACGDVMKLQIKVNNEGIIEDARFKTYGCGSAIASSSLVTEWVKGKSLDEAQAIKNTDIAEELELPPVKIHCSILAEDAIKAAIADYKSKREAK; from the coding sequence ATGGCATACAGCGAAAAAGTTATCGATCATTACGAGAACCCGCGCAACGTTGGCTCTTTTGACAACAGCGACGAGAGCGTAGGTAGCGGTATGGTTGGCGCGCCAGCCTGTGGCGACGTGATGAAGTTGCAGATTAAAGTCAACAATGAAGGTATCATTGAAGACGCGCGCTTCAAGACCTACGGCTGCGGTTCTGCTATTGCGTCCAGCTCCCTGGTCACCGAGTGGGTGAAGGGCAAGTCTCTGGACGAAGCACAGGCAATCAAGAACACGGATATTGCTGAAGAACTCGAACTGCCACCGGTGAAAATTCACTGTTCTATTCTGGCAGAAGACGCGATCAAAGCCGCCATTGCGGATTACAAAAGCAAACGTGAAGCAAAATAA
- the iscA gene encoding iron-sulfur cluster assembly protein IscA: MSITLSDSAAARVSSFLANRGKGFGLRLGVRTSGCSGMAYVLEFVDEPASDDTVFEDKGVKVVVDGKSLQFLNGTQLDFVKEGLNEGFKFTNPNVKDECGCGESFHV, from the coding sequence ATGTCGATTACCCTTAGCGACAGCGCTGCCGCGCGAGTAAGCTCTTTTCTGGCGAACCGTGGTAAAGGCTTTGGCCTGCGACTGGGCGTACGTACCTCCGGCTGTTCTGGTATGGCTTACGTACTGGAGTTTGTTGACGAACCAGCGTCTGATGACACTGTGTTTGAAGACAAGGGCGTGAAGGTGGTGGTCGATGGCAAAAGCCTGCAATTCCTCAACGGCACTCAGCTGGACTTTGTAAAAGAAGGCCTGAACGAAGGGTTCAAATTCACGAACCCGAACGTCAAAGACGAGTGTGGTTGCGGCGAAAGCTTCCACGTTTAA
- the hscB gene encoding co-chaperone HscB: MDYFTLFGLPAQYPIDLQALTIRFQDLQRQYHPDKFASGTQAEQLAAVSQSATINQAWQTLRHPLARAEYLLSLHGFDLASEQHTVRDTAFLMEQLTLREELDEIEQAKDEARLESFITRVKGMFDTRHQQMVEQLNNETWDVAADTVRKLRFLDKLRSSAEQLEEKLLDF, from the coding sequence ATGGATTACTTCACTCTCTTCGGTTTACCCGCTCAATACCCGATTGATCTCCAGGCGCTGACGATCCGTTTTCAGGACCTGCAGCGTCAGTATCATCCGGACAAATTCGCCAGCGGTACTCAGGCAGAACAACTGGCTGCGGTGTCGCAATCCGCGACCATTAACCAGGCCTGGCAGACGCTGCGCCATCCGCTGGCGCGTGCAGAATATCTGCTTTCGCTCCACGGCTTTGATCTGGCGAGCGAACAGCACACCGTACGCGACACGGCGTTTCTGATGGAACAGCTTACGCTTCGCGAAGAGCTGGATGAGATTGAACAGGCCAAAGACGAAGCGCGTCTGGAAAGTTTCATCACGCGCGTGAAGGGCATGTTCGATACCCGCCATCAGCAGATGGTGGAGCAACTGAACAACGAGACCTGGGACGTGGCGGCAGACACTGTGCGCAAACTCCGTTTTCTCGATAAACTGCGAAGCAGTGCTGAACAACTCGAAGAAAAGCTGCTCGATTTTTAA